A window of the Schlesneria paludicola DSM 18645 genome harbors these coding sequences:
- a CDS encoding Gfo/Idh/MocA family protein: MQTIGVGMIGSGFMGLTYSEVVAKHAEGCRLVAITGGRRAATLAADYGVTAEASVESLLARKDIDAVVLATPDLDRLELTRQAAAAGKHVLAEKPMAPTVAECDEMIAVCKAAGVNLGVVKTERYRKITRKAKEFIDNGEMGPVRMLRTVSAFPQSLAKQLFDERAWMTDPRGGGLFMGMASHNTDFLRWLTGRNALRVFAQATTYSDLPGPPLSVMANIVFEDQIMADMWITSELPDPSLPSSEVRFQVFGRDAMLDLENFEYLDVSRSGKWERIYTPERFDYLKEPKSPIRLFPHRGVIQDFIDSIREQRPPHVGGAEGRAAVEICEACLISARTGQAVNLPL; this comes from the coding sequence ATGCAAACGATCGGTGTTGGGATGATTGGCAGCGGCTTCATGGGCCTTACCTATAGTGAGGTCGTCGCAAAGCATGCCGAGGGCTGTCGATTGGTGGCGATCACGGGGGGCCGTCGCGCGGCGACTCTTGCAGCAGACTATGGCGTGACCGCGGAAGCATCAGTCGAGTCATTGCTGGCGAGAAAAGACATCGACGCCGTCGTTCTGGCGACTCCCGACCTCGATCGACTGGAACTGACCCGGCAAGCCGCCGCAGCGGGAAAGCACGTGCTGGCGGAAAAGCCGATGGCCCCCACCGTCGCGGAATGCGACGAGATGATCGCCGTTTGCAAGGCGGCTGGCGTCAATCTGGGTGTCGTCAAGACCGAGCGATACCGAAAGATCACGCGGAAAGCAAAAGAGTTCATCGACAATGGTGAAATGGGCCCCGTGCGAATGCTCCGGACGGTCTCGGCATTTCCGCAATCGCTGGCCAAACAACTCTTCGATGAGCGTGCCTGGATGACCGACCCGCGAGGGGGTGGCCTGTTCATGGGAATGGCGTCGCACAACACCGATTTTCTGCGATGGCTGACCGGACGCAACGCGCTACGGGTCTTCGCCCAGGCCACAACCTATAGCGACCTTCCTGGCCCGCCGCTTTCGGTCATGGCCAACATCGTTTTCGAAGATCAGATCATGGCGGACATGTGGATCACCAGTGAGCTACCCGATCCCAGTCTGCCCAGCAGTGAAGTTCGTTTCCAGGTCTTTGGACGCGATGCCATGCTGGATCTCGAAAACTTTGAATATCTGGATGTCAGCCGATCCGGAAAGTGGGAACGGATCTATACGCCCGAACGATTCGACTACTTGAAAGAGCCGAAGTCCCCCATCCGACTCTTTCCACACCGGGGGGTCATTCAAGACTTCATCGATAGCATTCGCGAACAGCGTCCGCCACATGTCGGCGGTGCCGAAGGACGAGCCGCTGTCGAAATCTGCGAAGCCTGCCTGATCTCAGCTCGAACGGGCCAGGCCGTGAATCTTCCACTCTGA